In one Silene latifolia isolate original U9 population chromosome 10, ASM4854445v1, whole genome shotgun sequence genomic region, the following are encoded:
- the LOC141605719 gene encoding choline monooxygenase, chloroplastic, which produces METSIFVGHGLLDLGGHHERRHSRAAHKVVPGIKLRAPINKRKMMNCVSNSSHNKIVNEFDPGIRVEEASTPPSSWYTDPCFYSLELDRVFNNGWQVVGCIHHIKDAHTYFTGRLGNVEYVICRDSNGKIHAFHNVCRHHASLLATGTGKKTCFVCPYHGWTYGLQGSLLRAPRITGLQKFDPKEFGLLPIKVATWGPFVVVNLGASPDEADSHNFENEWLGSCSQLLSDNGVDSSLSYICRREYTLECNWKVFCDNYLDGGYHVPYAHKNLASGLDLDSYSTQIFERVSIQRCAGSSAENDGDFDRLGSTALYAFVYPNFMINRYGPWMDTNLVLPLGPRKCRVVFDYFLDGSLKEDKPFIDKSLKESEQVQMEDITLCEGVQRGLESPAYKYGRYAPTVEKAMHHFHCLLHRSLT; this is translated from the exons ATGGAAACAAGTATATTTGTTGGTCATGGATTATTGGATTTGGGTGGTCATCATGAAAGAAGGCATAGTAGAGCTGCTCATAAAGTTGTTCCTGGTATTAAATTGAGAGCCCCCATTAATAAAAGGAAAATGATGAATTGCGTCTCAAATTCAAGCCATAATAAAATAGTGAATGAATTTGATCCTGGAATCCGAGTTGAGGAAGCATCTACACCACCCAGTTCATGGTACACAGATCCTTGTTTTTATTCACTTGAACTCGATCGTGTCTTCAATAATGGCTGGCAAGTTGTAGGATGTATTCACCACATCAAGGATGCTCATACCTATTTTACTGGCAG GTTAGGGAATGTAGAGTATGTAATATGTCGAGATAGCAACGGGAAAATTCATGCGTTTCACAATGTGTGTCGCCATCATGCTTCTCTTCTTGCTACTGGAACTGGTAAAAAGACATGTTTTGTCTGCCCCTACCAT GGATGGACTTATGGATTGCAGGGAAGTCTTTTGAGGGCCCCAAGAATCACCGGACTGCAGAAGTTTGATCCTAAA GAATTTGGGCTCTTGCCTATAAAAGTGGCAACATGGGGTCCGTTTGTTGTCGTAAATCTGGGTGCTTCGCCAGATGAAGCTGATAGCCACAATTTCGAGAATGAATGGCTTGGTAGCTGCTCCCAATTGCTGAGTGACAATGGAGTCGATTCTTCTCTGAGTTACATCTGTAGGCGTGAGTACACCTTAGAATGTAACTGGAAG GTCTTCTGCGACAATTATTTAGACGGTGGCTATCATGTCCCATACGCGCACAAAAATCTGGCATCGGGACTTGACCTCGACTCATACAGTACTCAA ATATTTGAAAGAGTTAGTATCCAAAGATGTGCAGGCTCTTCAGCAGAAAATGATGGCGATTTTGACAGGCTTGGTTCTACAGCACTCTATGCTTTTGTATATCCTAACTTTATGATCAACAG GTATGGCCCATGGATGGACACAAATCTTGTACTGCCTCTAGGCCCTCGTAAATGCCGAGTGGTGTTTGACTACTTTCTTGATGGTTCACTAAAG GAAGACAAGCCCTTTATTGACAAGAGCCTGAAGGAGAGTGAACAAGTACAG ATGGAAGATATAACATTATGTGAAGGAGTTCAGAGAGGTCTAGAATCACCTGCGTACAAATATGGAAGATATGCACCTACTGTCGAGAAAGCCATGCACCATTTCCATTGCTTGCTTCATAGAAGCCTGACTTAA
- the LOC141607874 gene encoding uncharacterized protein LOC141607874, producing MEEVKQCIFSIPNGKSPGPDGYSSQFYKDAWDIIGDEVGAVVINFFEAGRLLNQLARILPDIISKNQGAFVKGRSILENILICQDLVRMYNRGMVSPRCMFKLDLQKAYDSIEWQFVDQMLDALNFPEHFRKLIMLCITTPSYTLNLNGSHFGYFHGKRGLGQGDPISPLIFCICMEYLTRINYAYTKGFIYLLCNFGLKVVQKIRGIGARKLSYAGRLILINSVLNTLHNYWASIFLIPKGVIRRIEAICENFFWSGESDYHRVPLIAWEKICCRKKEGGLNIKSAEVWNKATLLCVYSSQLLMVLSNGCAGGSLVQINRTKLRKLVARMALMATWYCIWKYRNECRLSLTLATPRRVIKEIQSIVKARILQKIQTVMPQKDKEWLLSLDIHV from the exons ATGGAAGAGGTGAAACAATGCATCTTCAGTATCCCTAATGGTAAATCTCCTGGGCCTGATGGTTATTCAAGTCAATTCTATAAGGATGCATGGGATATTATAGGAGATGAGGTTGGAGCTGTTGTTATCAATTTTTTTGAGGCTGGGAGGCTTTTGAATCA ACTTGCAAGGATTTTACCTGACATAATTAGTAAAAATCAAGGAGCTTTTGTTAAGGGGAGAAGTATTCTGGAAAATATACTCATTTGTCAGGATCTGGTTAGAATGTATAATAGAGGTATGGTTTCACCAAGATGTATGTTCAAGCTTGACTTACAGAAGGCCTATGATTCAATTGAGTGGCAGTTTGTGGATCAAATGTTAGATGCTCTTAACTTTCCTGAGCATTTTAGGAAGTTGATCATGCTGTGCATTACTACTCCATCTTATACTCTCAACCTGAATGGATCACACTTTGGTTACTTTCATGGCAAAAGAGGATTGGGGCAGGGAGATCCTATTTCTCCTCTTATCTTTTGCATTTGTATGGAGTACTTAACTAGG ATCAATTATGCTTATACTAAGGGCTTTATCTACCTTCTCTGCAACTTCGGCTTGAAG GTGGTTCAAAAGATTAGAGGAATTGGTGCAAGGAAACTTAGCTATGCAGGAAGGCTCATCTTAATCAACTCTGTGTTAAATACTCTCCACAACTATTGGGCTTCTATATTTCTTATCCCTAAAGGTGTTATTAGAAGAATTGAAGCAATTTGCGAAAATTTCTTTTGGAGTGGGGAGTCTGATTATCATAGGGTTCCTCTGATAGCTTGGGAGAAAATTTGTTGTAGGAAGAAGGAAGGTGGACTAAATATAAAAAGTGCGGAGGTGTGGAACAAGGCTACTTTGTTG TGTGTGTATAGCTCACAGTTATTGATGGTGTTGAGCAATGGTTGTGCGGGAGGATCTCTGGTTCAAATCAACCGTACAAAGTTGCGAAAGCTTGTAGCTAGGATGGCTCTAATGGCTACTTGGTATTGTATTTGGAAATACAGGAATGAATGCAGGCTCTCCTTGACACTAGCTACACCAAGAAGGGTGATTAAGGAGATCCAATCTATAGTCAAGGCACGAATTCTTCAAAAAATTCAGACTGTTATGCCTCAAAAGGATAAGGAATGGCTACTTAGTTTGGATATTCATGTTTAG
- the LOC141607873 gene encoding uncharacterized protein LOC141607873, with product MGNLEWMAMYGDYIAHFHPEGLFDHCPCTMVHRRADLGGKRNFKYFNMWGSNEEFKPSVLHVWRRSFPGTKILARLIFKEALVDNPEDVNLIQQELDLARDLRELIVARDSFLSQKAKVQWSIEGDLNTAYFHQAIKKRTMMNKVFQIEDKDGRLCTEGADIRDGFLGLLPSLLGSHTRTISVVSMW from the exons ATGGGGAATCTTGAATGGATGGCTATGTATGGTGATTATATTGCACATTTCCATCCCGAGGGTCTTTTTGATCATTGTCCTTGTACAATGGTGCATAGGAGAGCTGATTTGGGAGGCAAAAGAAATTTTaagtacttcaatatgtggggcTCAAATGAAGAATTCAAACCTAGTGTGCTTCATGTGTGGAGAAGATCTTTCCCTGGCACTAAAAT TTTGGCTCGACTAATATTCAAAGAAGCTTTGGTGGACAATCCTGAGGATGTCAATCTAATTCAACAGGAATTGGACTTAGCTAGGGACCTAAGGGAGCTTATTGTGGCAAGGGATAGCTTCTTATCTCAGAAAGCTAAAGTCCAGTGGTCTATTGAGGGTGATTTGAACACTGCTTATTTCCATCAGGCCATTAAAAAGAGAACAATGATGAATAAGGTCTTCCAAATTGAGGATAAGGATGGTAGGCTTTGTACTGAGGGAGCTGATATCCGAGATGGCTTTCTTGGATTATTACCGAGTCTGCTAGGTTCTCATACTCGGACTATATCTGTCGTAAGCATGTGGTGA